In a genomic window of Pedobacter sp. KBS0701:
- a CDS encoding M13 family metallopeptidase: MKIKLFLPAAGVLLFAACQNKSHQETDTVNTRTEFFDKAGMDTTIKPGDNFFLYANGKWMKNTEIPKTETGWGSFYTLYNDNLKNLNSILENASKANAAKGSTEQKVGDFYTSGMDTLTIEKLGIEPIKPLLSKIDEIKNDKDLINFVADGYKEGEGDLFGFGVEPDDKLSSKNALSFSQAGITLPDRSYYLEQDDKAKKIRTEYIKYITKIFNLSGDSANAAKYAADILKLETAIAQSHSTPVQLRDPQKNYNKMTVADFQKQTPNIEWKSVLTKLGANTDTVIVRQPKYYQTLSALVKSQPIEIWKEKLKFDALNSSANAFTKKFRDAKFDFFSKTLYGQQAPTERWKAIVNATDGRLGELLGQLYAEKYFKPEAKERMLTLVNNLQKVYAERIQKVDWMTPDTKKKALEKLNAFIKKIGYPDKWKKYDDVEVSKNTYYANLKSANKHAYKEMMDKLGKNVDKSEWGMTPPTVNAYYNPSFNEIVFPAGILQFPFFDFSADDAINYGAIGAVIGHEMTHGFDDQGRQYDAVGNLKEWWTKADADKFKAKAGKVETFYNNFSLLDKQHVNGSLTLGENLADIGGLNIAYDAFKLTEQGKGDKKIDGFTPDQRFFLSFAQVWRIKTRDESMRVRLKTDPHSPEMFRVNGPVYNMEAFYKAFNIPATAKMYVAPANRLGVW, translated from the coding sequence AAAATTAAACTATTTCTTCCGGCGGCAGGTGTTTTGCTCTTTGCGGCATGCCAGAATAAGAGCCATCAGGAAACGGATACCGTAAATACACGTACCGAATTTTTCGATAAGGCAGGCATGGATACCACCATAAAACCTGGTGATAACTTTTTCCTTTATGCCAATGGTAAATGGATGAAAAATACCGAAATTCCTAAAACCGAAACAGGCTGGGGTTCTTTTTATACCTTATATAATGACAACCTAAAAAATCTGAACAGCATTCTTGAAAACGCTTCAAAAGCTAATGCGGCTAAGGGAAGTACTGAACAGAAAGTGGGCGATTTTTATACCAGTGGAATGGATACCCTTACCATCGAAAAGCTGGGTATAGAACCTATAAAACCACTCTTAAGTAAAATAGACGAGATTAAAAACGACAAGGACTTAATTAATTTTGTTGCCGATGGCTATAAAGAAGGTGAAGGCGACTTATTTGGCTTTGGCGTAGAACCGGATGATAAATTAAGCAGCAAAAATGCTTTATCATTTTCTCAGGCCGGCATTACCTTGCCAGATCGTAGTTATTATTTAGAGCAGGATGATAAGGCAAAAAAAATCAGAACCGAGTATATCAAATACATCACAAAGATTTTTAACCTTTCAGGCGATTCTGCGAACGCAGCCAAATATGCTGCTGATATTTTAAAACTGGAAACAGCAATTGCACAGTCTCATTCAACACCTGTTCAACTTCGCGATCCGCAGAAAAATTATAACAAAATGACGGTGGCTGATTTTCAAAAACAGACCCCAAACATTGAGTGGAAATCTGTTTTGACCAAACTAGGTGCAAACACAGATACCGTTATTGTTAGGCAGCCAAAATATTATCAAACCTTATCAGCACTGGTAAAAAGTCAGCCTATCGAAATCTGGAAAGAAAAGTTAAAGTTTGATGCATTGAACAGCTCGGCTAATGCTTTCACCAAAAAATTCAGAGATGCTAAATTCGACTTTTTCTCCAAAACACTTTATGGTCAACAGGCACCAACAGAAAGATGGAAAGCTATAGTAAATGCTACCGATGGTCGTTTAGGAGAACTTTTAGGTCAATTATATGCTGAAAAGTATTTCAAACCAGAAGCGAAAGAGCGCATGTTAACCCTGGTAAATAATTTACAGAAGGTATATGCTGAAAGAATCCAGAAAGTAGATTGGATGACGCCTGATACCAAAAAGAAAGCTCTAGAAAAACTTAACGCATTTATCAAAAAAATCGGTTATCCCGATAAATGGAAAAAATATGATGATGTAGAGGTATCTAAAAATACCTACTACGCCAATCTTAAGTCTGCTAACAAACATGCCTACAAAGAAATGATGGATAAATTGGGCAAAAATGTCGATAAATCAGAGTGGGGAATGACTCCGCCGACCGTAAATGCCTATTACAATCCATCTTTCAACGAAATTGTTTTCCCAGCCGGAATCTTACAGTTCCCTTTCTTTGACTTTAGCGCAGATGATGCCATTAACTATGGTGCAATAGGTGCAGTAATTGGTCATGAAATGACACACGGTTTTGACGATCAGGGCCGCCAGTATGATGCGGTAGGCAATTTGAAAGAATGGTGGACAAAAGCCGATGCTGATAAATTTAAAGCCAAGGCTGGTAAAGTAGAAACATTTTACAACAACTTTTCACTGTTAGACAAACAACATGTAAACGGTTCATTAACCTTGGGTGAAAACCTGGCCGATATAGGAGGATTAAACATTGCATACGATGCGTTTAAATTGACCGAACAAGGAAAAGGGGATAAAAAGATTGATGGTTTTACACCCGATCAACGTTTCTTCTTAAGCTTTGCCCAGGTGTGGAGAATCAAAACCCGTGACGAAAGCATGCGTGTACGATTAAAAACAGATCCACACAGCCCGGAAATGTTCCGTGTGAATGGCCCTGTGTATAATATGGAAGCATTTTATAAGGCGTTCAACATTCCTGCAACTGCGAAAATGTATGTAGCACCTGCAAACAGGCTAGGTGTTTGGTAG
- a CDS encoding CapA family protein, translating into MKFINTILILPFVVIILISCTSNNAQVSPPIVKQYTVSRKIKDTISITAVGDIMLGSAFPSKTNLPPDDAINSFQVVDSLLKGDIVFGNLEGCFLNSGNSNKCNGINPNNCYAFRMPERYAGIYKEAGFNVLSIANNHVGDFDAKGRKNTARILDSLKIHYAGQVNKPFEVFEKDSVKYAFCAFAPNENTVSINKLDSAKALVARLRLMADIVIVSFHGGGEGARFEHVPRKNEIFYKENRGNVYAFAHAVIDAGADVVLGHGPHVTRAVEVYKNKFIAYSLGNFCTYGMFSLKGNNGIAPLLQLKINAKGDFLYADIVSVKQDKINRLTLDDNRGAFKRIKELTDIDFNGHQLKFADNRISLKD; encoded by the coding sequence ATGAAGTTCATCAATACCATTCTAATCTTACCCTTTGTTGTTATTATCCTGATCAGTTGCACAAGCAATAATGCACAGGTTAGCCCGCCTATAGTAAAACAATATACGGTCTCCCGGAAAATAAAAGATACGATATCGATAACAGCTGTTGGTGATATTATGCTTGGCTCTGCTTTTCCGTCCAAAACCAATCTTCCACCGGATGACGCTATAAACAGCTTCCAGGTGGTTGATAGCTTATTAAAAGGTGATATCGTATTTGGAAACTTAGAGGGCTGCTTTCTGAACTCAGGCAATTCGAACAAATGTAATGGCATTAATCCTAACAATTGTTACGCTTTTAGAATGCCGGAGCGCTACGCTGGGATATACAAGGAGGCAGGATTTAATGTTTTGAGTATCGCCAATAACCATGTTGGTGATTTTGACGCAAAGGGAAGGAAAAATACGGCAAGAATTTTAGATTCGCTGAAAATCCATTATGCCGGACAGGTAAATAAACCTTTTGAAGTTTTTGAGAAAGACAGTGTAAAGTATGCGTTCTGTGCTTTTGCCCCGAATGAGAATACGGTATCGATTAATAAGCTTGATAGTGCGAAAGCTTTAGTGGCCCGTTTAAGATTAATGGCTGATATTGTGATTGTTTCTTTTCACGGCGGTGGTGAGGGAGCAAGATTTGAACATGTTCCACGTAAGAACGAGATTTTTTATAAAGAGAACAGGGGCAATGTTTATGCCTTTGCACATGCGGTTATTGATGCTGGTGCTGATGTGGTACTGGGACATGGTCCGCATGTAACCAGAGCAGTTGAAGTTTATAAAAATAAATTCATTGCTTACAGTTTGGGTAACTTTTGCACATACGGCATGTTCAGCTTAAAAGGTAATAACGGTATTGCCCCCTTACTTCAGCTAAAAATAAATGCAAAGGGCGATTTTCTCTATGCCGATATTGTATCAGTTAAACAGGATAAGATTAACCGTTTAACCCTGGATGATAACCGTGGTGCCTTTAAACGGATTAAAGAGTTGACGGATATTGACTTCAATGGTCACCAGCTTAAATTCGCTGATAACAGAATCAGTTTAAAAGATTAA